AGCAACAATCATCTATTTCATTTCCCTCTTCCGATGGAATCCTTCAAGCTATATCAATCAGTTGCCAGCTGCTGTCCCTGCCATTTGTTGTGATCTCCGCCTGACCAGTCGTCTGGCGATACTCAGGCGCTGCAGCCAGCCATAGCCTGCGTCTCAGTAAACCAAAACGGACTCCATCGTGATCGTATCTCATTTGCTCGCACTGTTGGCGTTCGCCGCATTGGTGGCCTGGATCTGGGAAGCCGTCTGGCTAGCAGGCTCCAAAGTCCGTCGCGCCAGCCTGGATCTATTAAAAATAcgatataattattatttataaaatgctGTATTCAGTTTTCCACTTACTTTATCTGCCCAGCAAGCAATGGATTGATAGCATACAGCCAGTCGTGTACTTCCTTGTCACCAAGGGTTTGCAACAGATAGCCACGATGCTTGGTCACCACACTAAAGAAAAACCGAAGTAATATTTAGCAATGCATGTCTACTTCTAAAGTGGCAATCAAACTGACCTGAATGTGTTGGGTATCTTGACCATGGCCGCCTGGTCCTCGCTGCACTCCACATGCGCAGTGGCCAGATTAAGGACAGCCCGTTCAACGGGATCCTTCTCCGAGCGGTAGATAAACACGTAAGGACGACGGACGATCTATTTAACCCAAACTCAAGGTTAGACTACACTTTAAAACATTCAGGGTGGAATACATACCACCCAGCGCTTCTTCCAGCCGGAACCGCCGTGCTCCAGGACATTCAACAGACCCTTGCGAGCCACCACAGGACTCACGCGAATCTCCTCCAGTTCCGGCACATAGAGACGGAGGGGAAGAGCCGGCTGAGTAGCCGGAGCAGGTGCCTCCCAGCCGTTTGGAGCATCAGCTCGATCCGGTGAACATAATCTGATTGGGGAAATTAAAGGTTGTTAGTCAAACGCCTCGCTTAAGAGTTGGTTTAGATTTATAGGTTCTCTGGATAGAACAGAAAATTACCTGCGTCGAATTACAAATTTGTTGTTTCTAATTGTGTAAAAGAAAACCgaaaggaaaataaacaaataaagtaTTGGAAGTTTCGTTTTTGAGTATCTCGAGTTATTAGGAAAATGTATGGTGGTGTGTGGTTATCGTTAGTTTTTGCACTGCGATGATCGAATGGTGGGCAATTACAGGGAAGCAGCTGGCAGCAGAAGCAATAAAGGCTGGGAAACAAGTGGAAATGGTTGTTAACAGCTTCAGTTGCTTTTGGTTTGTAGGATGGTTTGGTTTAAATCCCTctgcttgctgctgctgccggccTTGCTGATGATTTCGGTCATGGCAACGGGCATCGACGAGGATCATATCCTGAACCATGATGTGGACCCGGATCCGGGCCGCATGAAGTACATATGGAATCCGTTTTCGGGATTTTGCGGCGAGAATGCCACCATGGTGAGGTGTGCTGGAGTTTGCCCCGAAACCTGTGCCTTCAAATCGCTCAAGTGTCCTAAATATTGCGGTGTAAATTGCGTATGCAAACCTGACTATGTCTTTGACGAAAAATTGCAACTGTGCATCCTAAAAACTGATTGTCCTCCAGACATGAACCAATTGGTTGTGGAAACTCATCGCGTTTTTCAGTAAAAACCACAAAATATTTCTGTGTTATAATAAGACAATAAACAAATGCTTGCAACTAAAAGAAGTAATCTAGTCTTATGAAATCTCTAGCTGCGAATGACTTATAAGCAATAGTAATTAGTGCTTGGTGACCCTAACAAATTGCCATTTTACAGCAATTCTAACACAGTCCTAATGTGGAACACTTTTCTcagtttattattataatttttcaaTGATGGCATGGCCGAGAGTTTATTTGGTCGTACAGCTTATTGGAATTCTCCTTCAAAAACATGTACTGATAGCAGATAATTCTGCAGAGGACCAGATTACCTGGCCGGACGACGTTGGAGAGCCTAACTTGGAATCTGAGTTGACCTGGCCCAATGAACTTCCAGTAACAGTAACGAGTGGCATGACTTTTCGCACCGCTCGAACCTTAGATCATTTCGATGCTTTGAGAGACGATGACGAGTTCATGGAGAACCCGCATAAAAAGGTTTTTGACGAATTCGATAGCCTGGAGCAAAGATACCACATCGTTCATCCAATAGGTGAAGAAATAGCCCTCAAGCGGATGCCGATCCCTGAGGAGAAGTATATCAAACAGCCCTTCAAATTCGGCTGCTGTCACAACTCCACAAATGTGGGATGTGCTGGCGTTTGTCCGGAGACTTGTGAGTACCGCTCCAAATACTGCGTACCGCTTTGCGGACCGCCCTGTCGCTGTAAGCGTGGATATGTCTACAATATTCCACACAACGCATGCACTCTGCGCTCCGACTGTCCCAAGGGGATCGTTCAGAGTAAGAACGGGATATACAGGGTGTTTTTGTGAGGTGGAGGATGTGAGGGAGTGATTTGGGTTAGTGTGGTGGACTGATATGTGCTGTGGTGTCGTGCCAATTTCGTTTGTTCCAATAAACCAAGAAAGCCGAATGGATGCAAGCTAACTAAGatgggtggtgctggtgtgGTGTTTATACGGGTGGTAAAACGACTACTCACTCCATGGAATTGCTGGAGATGCAGCTAACGGTCATGTCGGCACATCCCTCATCGCTAGGCGAAACATCCGACTGAGTTTGTGTATCGTTGGCCTCGCTCTTAGTATAGCGTCCTTCAATGAATTTAGAATTGAGTGAATGGAACGCTTGGTAAGTCTCAGTTTTAACTCACCCTGCACCAACTTTAAGCACTTAAGCATGAGATCCTGCTCTCGTTGGTTGTACTCGCGTTCTGGAATGATTTGCTGTGGGTCCTTGACCGGAGTCTGCGGCGATTGTGGAATGACCATATGTACGGGTGATGTGGCTGCCCGAGCTGCTAGATTGCATACATCCTTCTCGGTCTTGGTGGTCGGATTCGGGTTGGTGTCCATGCCCAGACGTTCGCGCAGCAAAAGCAAGTGCCGCATGCGTCCAACCTCTTCAAGTCTGGTGAGTTTCTCCAACTCCCACTGGTGGTCGAAGATCAGGGAGTCACCCCTTGGTCTCCAGCCGTGAAGATTCTCCTCGCCGCGCACATAAGTAGAGCTGGTGTCCAGCACTCGACGTTGACGCCTTTGTACACCTGCAAAGGCACCAAGAATTTGGGTAAGTGGGGGTCAGCTCTGAAGATTCGACAAGCGAGTGCAAGCGGACTGAGTACGAGTACAACTACATTGAGAATTGCTACCTGGACTACCTGCTTCGGATGCTCTGCGCAGTGCTAGCTCGTAAACCCCGGTTAGGCGATTGGCCTCCGGATTTCGGTACTGTCCCGAAAACAGATGCTTCAGAGAGCGCGGTCCGGTACGGGCGTCGCGTCCATAGATTACCATGCTCAGGTCCTTGGTAATTATGGCCGGGCGGGCGCAGTTCTCCAGCTAAGGAGTACATATACATTAAAAATgaacattaaattaaaatatactaACTTACCTCCAAGTAAGCGCTCAGGGTGATGTAGATGGTCTCACCGCCTTGAGAAACGCGGTTGAGCAGTGCCGAGTTGTGCAGACTAGAGTCCCAGGCAGCCTCAAAACGGTAGAACGATCTATCATCTCCGGGCACCTCCAAAGCCTCGCCTGGGAACAAGCCCAAAGATAAGACACAGGCGTCTTCATCCTGCTCATCGGATGACTCCGGAGTATTGCGGATACGTCCAACCACCAACTCATTTATGTCCTTCCACTTCACCTCGGTTGTGGGCTCATGTACAATAGTAATACGAATGCGCCGCTGGATGCCCTGATGCAAGAGGAACAGTCCGCGGCAGGGAagatcatcgctgtgctccaCCACCTGTTTACAAATTTAAGTTTGGATTATTGCGTGTGAGACTGGGATGATTACATTTGCGCCAAACTAACCGATGGCACATATTCTCCATTGGGAGCCAATTCACAGATTTCAAACCAAACCAGAACATCGTGCTTAGCCAAAACCGTAGACGTGGGTGCACAAGGTAGTGGTCCAAACTTGGGACTACGCACTGGCTGACTGATCGGTATGCTCGGTGGCAACATGCGACGTGGTGGTGGCCGGGAAACGAAATCCTGTTTGGCATCCTTATGCAATGGGTGCGTCTGGTAGTGCCCAAAGATCTTGAACATTATGGGTTGCGTTTTTAAATACTCGATGAAGGATTTGGTTACGGGTACAGTTATCTACAAAAGAGATAGCAGTTAATAATTGATATGGTGGAAAGCTCTTGGTATTGTAATCTTCCACTTACGTTCTGCACATGGTAGAAGCCTAGAGGAGCACCCGATGCCGAATTCTTGACGGGTTCGGTGGAGAACGCCTCCTCATGACGATGCAAAAAGCTGTGAAGATAACAGTTTATAAATCACAAGCCTAAAGTTAATTTCCAAAAGATTACTTACTTGAACTGGCAGAAGATATCGGCATATTCAGCCCCAATGCCAGTGGCCTGCAGAACAGTGACCCGGAAAGTAAACTCCTTGCCCACCTGCAGGTGCTCGCCAGGCTCCTCCGAATTTTCATGGCACTCGGATGCGGAGTTAGAGTCTATGCCACGACCAGAGTCCACATCCTCAAGTTCTTTTACAAATAATGAATATGAACTGTTAGTGATAACACTAGTGATATATATAGTGCGTAGAAACTCACCCTCCAACTTGCTGTCCAAACCACCATTGTCAATATAGCGCTGCACATCATCCTTTTCATTGAGAGCTCGGTACTTGGGCTTGGCATCATCCTCATTGAAAACCAAGCGAGCTGACTGCTTGACACCATTATTGAAATCAATGGACTCCTCATCCAGAACGGGCTGCACAGCAATCCTTAGGTATCCACGCACATCTCCGCGTTCATTGACAATGGCCACCTTGTGGACCAATGGCACTGGGTAGAGCAGGTTGCTCAGATAGATGAAGGAGCGACCCACCATGCGGAACCAGGGGAAGCGATCGTAGAAGGGATCTCCACCAGTGAGGCTCTCCACATTATAATCCGGTGAAGTGGGACTCATTTCGGCTTCGTTGTGGTACATCTCGCGCATCAGCTCCAAACGTTGCCTGAAAAACAGATACAAGAAATTAGAATCATGAAGTTAAcattgtatttgtattgggtatatattattaaaatattgcaTAGATAGAGAAGTGCGGGGAGAGCGCCACAGCAAGCTTAAGCCCAGATCCCAGATCAGAAGACAATATGGAAAGCCATgcaactacaactaaggaTAGTTTCTACACGTCTATATACAAATGAAACCTGCGGTCAAAGCAAACCTAGAAGGTATCAGATTGGCCAATGTGAGACGGCCCCGTTCGCTTTCGACTGGTGGCTCCACTGGGAGCAGCTGCGCCTGCTGGCCAGGATGATGGCTGGGTGGTGAGATCCATCCGCTCAATGCCTCCATGCCGGACGTATCGAACAGCATGGACGATGGTGGGCTCTCGACATTGTATATTTGTCTCATCAGCTCGAGGCGATAGCTTGTTTGTGTACGAAAATGATTTTGGGTGGGATTTGGGTTTCAGGGTTTGTCGGTGTGGATTTGGGATTCGTAGTAAAAGAACCGAAAAAGTACAAATCAACATTGGTTCAAACAAACCTAACAAGATGTCGGGGCTTTTGGCGAATGATGGCGATGAGACTTGAGTCGTAAATGGTGGCGGCGTGATCTTCGCTTTGTTTACAGCCAAAGTTATAAAATTAACCAACAAATTCTAGAGCGTTTGATAGAAACTAGAATCCATGAACTACAACCACCATGCACGTATTATTCAAATAATATTCAACTCAAATCAAAAGCCagctttttttaaattttaaccAAAGTGCAGAGAAGAATGAATGTGAGGAAGTAGCAGGAATTCACATGGATGTCCGGATTTGAAAGAACCTACCGTAACTTCTCCAGGGACCAGTGGTGAGTGGCTCCGTTCTTAGTATCGGTAACTTCGACGGCCACCAAGGTCTTAGAAACAGGTGGAGCTCCGAACTCATCCTCCTGATGCAAAGGAGCCACAGTGGAGGCCAGCTCAGGCGGCAAAGGGGAGTACAAGGTGTCGGTCAAGAGAGTAAATTGGAATTGTACCTGAAATGGATATTTAAGTAAATTAATTCCATATGTCAAATCTATTAAGTTAACTATTAGGCGTAAGCTCTGTACCTTCTTCTTTAACTCAACGGAAATGGCATTGGCTTCCTTAAGGAATATAGCATTGCCCCAGAGATCGTCTCGCAGGGAGGTGAATTGGTGGTAACGCCACTTGCGGAAAGCCCAGGCAGCCAAGCCAGCCTCTCTGGCTGTCCAGCAGGACTCGTACATAGGATTGTCTAAGGATTTTAGAATAATTACTAAATTGTTGTCTTAAATTCGTTGTCATGCACATACTATAGACGTCCTCCTCCTGGTGGAAATCCTCCGGCGAGTAGCTGCTGTACATTGACATTGTCATGGATTGCTCCTCCACTTGCTTCTGCAAAGCATCGATGCGAGCCTCGTACGTTTTGCGCTGCTCCTCGAACTGCTGATCGGCCTGAAGTTTCTCCCGCTTGTATTGCTCCTCCAAGTTGTCCAAACGCTTCTTCATTTCAGCTTTGAGATCAATGCCTTGCTTCTCGAGCAATTCGCACTGGGCAAAGTTCCAGTCCACCTGCTGGGTGTCTGTCTTCTCCACTTCGTTCTCAGCCTCATTTTCGGTCTCGATCTTATCCCGCAATTCGCGTGCCTGTTCCGGATTGGTAAAGCGGAAAACGTGGTTCTTTCCGAGAATCACGCGAGAGCCGGTCTTAAGAACCTCCGGCTCAACCAACTTGCGTCCATTTACATAGATGATGGCATCCTTGTGCGGCAGCAGGGTCACCGTGCTGTTCTTGTTCTCAAAGGTGCAGTGCTCCTTGAGGATGTGCGATCCGGAGAGCTGAATGTCCTGGGGAACATTTGCTTCATGGGTACCCAGCCGAGTTAGACCCTCCTTGATGTAGTAAAGCAGACACTCAGACAGATTGGGATCCTCGTTTAGGTTGACCAAATGCGGAGTCTTCTTGGGCGAGAATACGCCAACTGTTATGCCGTCTTCCTTGACAGCCACGCCCATTTCGGCGAAGACCGCCTCTCGCTGCACGCGAATCTCCTCGGTGCGCTTAAGTTTCTCCTCCCAGGTCTCGTTGAGTTCTGCGATGGATATGGGCATTTAAAGATTGGTATTTTAATGATTAGGTTTGGTAAAAGGGTGTTAGATTATCCCACTCACCTGCAATGAGTTTCTCGCTGGCCTGCAGCTGATCCACAGCCATCTCCGTTGTGGATCCATTGCGATTACGTGACTTAGTGGGCGACTTAATCACCGTGGACTTGGTGAGCTCATCCTCTGCAAATGCAAAAGTGGTATCAGAACAAAAAACATCTGACCATTTAGCGGTCACAAGCGCAGTGATAAGCGTGCTAGTTTTTAAAGGTATGATATACATAAAGATATATtggatacaatatttttgaTACGAAACGAAGCAGATGCCAATGGGATATGGTTATTTGGGGACTACTGCATAACTCGGGCATGTCCACTTTCTAGCCTTTAAGCAGTGCGGACTGCGAGGAGTTGGTGCCAGTCTTGTTTTGGACTTGGGCAACTGAAATTAACTATTTGGAAACTTATATCAGTCTCTTTGGTGTTTTATATGGCAACATAAAGAGGACTCGACTGTGATTATAGTATGGGTTATATAAGATTTTATTCGTCCTGAAGCGTATTGTTTAGAAGCTTTGACGGTACAGCACAATACAAATTcacacacagagagaaatgtatttttattggCAGTGGTTAGATTACAAAAGCAGTGCGTTTCATaactttaaattaattgcGAGGAAGTTTAATGAAAATTGAAGATGAAACGCAACCTTTTTAAGTATAGTTAACAAATATAAGCTTGCATTAGTCTCTGAAACGCACTGTacatttttgcatatttattgaATAACATTTGTTGCATGTGAAGCCTTTGGTTTTTCTTATAGCGCTGAGTTTCATATGACTTTACTTACTATTCGCATCGCGCTTCTCACACACCACTTTGCCATCGGGTCCTAAACGAAATAGGTTTGGTTTTGGGATCGGTTTTGCTTTTTTCTAGTATTTATAACTAGACTAGGACTAGAACTACCTTAGGCaggggtttttggtttgtttttcaaGTGTAGCGAGTAGTTTTGGAATGTGTGGCTGGGTTTAATGTACTCTAGCTTAGTTGAATATATTTTAACCAGATCTAGACTAGGTAAGACTACTTCCAACTTACCTTCCTGCACTTCAATGCCCTCGGCTTTGAGTAAGTCCCGCAGCTTCTGGATCTCCTCCTTGAGTTCGCGAATCAGCTTGGCATTGGCATCTTCATTGACCACAGCCTTGCAAACAATTTGCTTGGCACGATCCGCATAGCTATACAAAATTGGTATTAAGCATTGGGtctcatatttatttaaataataattataaattaccGCAGTGTGCTGAGGGTTTCATCGTAGTTAATATCTGCTGGCGAGATAGCTGCAATCATAGCTGTCTTCGAGTTTCCTCCCAAGTTTTCACGTAACAGCCAGGTCAAGGCCGAATCACGGTACGGAATAAAATCTGCCTTCTTCGCGTTCTTTTTCTTGGAAGCCTTccaaaattaataaatatattagcAACAATAAAAGGGTTTTAGAGATAAAGATAAACTTACAGACTATTGAATACCCAGGCAGCaagaaaatgcatttattttattagcaTAAAGTTAGTTTAAAATTGAGATATAGACTTTGAGAACTTACCACTTCCGCCAAAGCTGAAATAACTTTGCCCAATGTGGTCAAGGACTTGTTAATGTTGGCTCCCTCCTTCAAGCGGGTGCCCTTAGCACCAGTGGAATCCGCTCGTTCCGACCCGGCCAAGTCCACCAAGCTAATCTTGGATACCTTTTCTGTGGTCAAATTGGTCATCAGATCATGACGACGTTGGGTAAAGAAGATTGTAAAGACGGCATGAGAGCGGGAACTGGTTTCGTTCATGTTAGTGGCTGCCACAGTTCTGAAAGTTATTTTAAGTTAtaatataatgaaatatgaaaaGATGCAAAacattattataataatactCACCGAGCTTTGTTGCCTTCATCAATGAGATCGTGAATGTCTTGGTAATCGGTAACGGCCAGTTTGGACAGATCCTCCACATAGGGACCCAAAAGAGGATGCTCCCTCACACGCAGATTGCCCTTATTTTTCGGATTCAGCAAATCCCTGACTCTCTCGCAATAGATTTCCATATAGGACACCTCAACCTAAAGTAATTGTTAAATTAGATGCTGGAAAATGAAAGATTGTTAAAAAGACGCACCGAGTACTTAAGGTCATCGGTCTCAGTATCCTGTATGCGAGTGAACAGATCCTTGCATATCATGGGTATTATGCCCTcttgctgctcctcctgcctGCCCATCATGGTATACGACTTTCCAGCTCCAGTCTGGCCGTAGGCAAAGATACAGACATTGTATCCATCGAAGGAGTGCTGTAACATCTCCTCGCCAATGTCCTTGTACACCATCGATTGTGTGGAGAAATCGGCATCGTGGTGCTGCGATACGAAAATGAATTTAAGTATAATTTTTTCTTGGATTCGAAATAAAACTTACATCATGTGACCAGTAGGAATAGTCAAAGTTGAAGCGCTTTACTGAATCGCTTGTGTTGGGCGGCACCTTTGGATTGGTGATGGCTGTCAGGACATAAGATGAAAGTATTTAATTAAGCAAAATCTAGAGTGTTTATGGGATTCTCACCCGTTGTGGCTCCTGCCATCTCGATGATGCATTTCGACTCCCTGGCTATTTCCCGCGAGTTGAAGGGGCGCACTCGCACCGCCACCTTAACCGACGACATCTTGTCCTTCCTCTCTGTGGGTGTCCTGGTTTCCGGTTAACTGGAGTGGAAATAGAGGAACGGGAATACTTTATAGACATTCGAGTCATTCGAGTGGGCTGCAAATTGGCCAGAGACTGCCACTGCCATCACTGACATTTTATAATTGCCCCAACTTTATGGTTATGTACTCGTCCACGATTTGTTTCTGTGGTAGCTCGAAGCTATGAGTCATGCCCCCGGCAACTCGCCAGGGAAATTTGAATTGAAGCCAGGGGTGGGGCTAAGAATTTATTATTTGCTGTCCTATATGTGCTATAAGTCGAAGACTAAGCCGAGTACATTGGCAACTATTTTATAATACATATTTCTTATGAAACAATAGACgtaaattaagtttttattgCTCGCGAAATATTTTAAGTGCGTTCTTTTTCATCTCTTGGTTTTGAATAAGTAGTAACAAAGTTATAAATTCGTTAcaattttgtttgatttaagttttgtttttcagtAATTTTATCACTTATCGTAATGGATTTTAATGCAAATAGTTTTCTTTGACCCGCAACCCTCTtgactcacacacacgcacatccACTCACACACTTGAAGCAGGGGGAAACATTCCACAATCCACAATGCTTCCAATAAAAACGCAGACGAGTGTCGGCCAATAGTCGAATGAGTCATCGAGCAAATACAAAAGCCAGAATAAAGAAAAGTACTCACACcccaaaaaagaaagaaaggtCCCTTTAAAGGCGATGTATTACGCgtattttcaatatatttctTAACTTTCTTGAAACAAATAACTACCTTTTATGGGAATAAATTACCTTTAGTTAAGGCCAAACGATTGCTGGCTTATAGGGCGGCTATATCCTTAAAGCTCATTATAGCACAAGTTGTAAGGGATCTTAGCACTTTTTCGATTGCACTTATCTGTGATTTGAATTTTAGTTAATGTTTGATAAGGCAAAATAGATTTTTTCGTTTGTCActctttgttttatttattaactttCTAGTGGTAATTTCACTTGACCAACTGAGAAATTCTTTCACTCGCGTACACTAGCGTCCTGAAATATTGTGAAACCAAGTTTAGAAACCATTCCAATGCGCAGCTGTGAGAatttctctctctttctcgtCCTTTCTCTCTCTTTGTTTACCTGACCAAAATACTTTtgtttatgttattttttCTGTCCTTTCAATTTTCCGAACAAACTGTCAAAGCAAATGTGCAACAGCCTGCAGTAAAAAGTCTCCACAGAAAGATTAGCGCAGAAGCGCGAGACAGGAGAAATGCGGAGAGAAGACAGAGAAAGGCGAGAGAATTATAGAGAGTGTGGGAGCGAAAGTGGGATAGGATATGCTAAATATTTGTgttatgtattttatttattttttatgatatGCAGACTGACGCTGGTTGAAGGCGCACGAAACGATAAAAGAACGTCTTTAAGAAATCAAAATCAGGCTATATCCTTTTCGAGAATGTCCACTTCTCAACGTCCTGGGCTCGTTTTACCTGACCAGGCTCTTGAAAATTTATTCGACACAGTCAACCCTCATTTGCACTTGAGAAACGAACTAAGCACTCGAGGTCCTCGCTTTTGTTGCCTTCTGCGTCATATTTTTTATGGCTTCCTGCGGGGCAACACGGCGGGCACTTAATACCGTATGCAGGACCTCTCACCACACTCATATGCGCGCCCGTCTCATTCGTGGGTAATATCCTTCGCTTGCGTTCTTCTTGAcctttattaataaattttcaagttgcCTTTGCCATGGACACCGAGCCAGGAAATCTCTACACTCTACACACACACTATGCACACTACTCTGGAGGCCACTGTACACTAGATGATGGGGGGCAAAAAGTAGCGAATCAAAATTATGTAAAACGTAATTATGGGCTATGTTTTATCGAGAATTTTGAAATGTTTGGTCGAGCGAATTGAtgaaattttgcaaatatatTTTGAAGCATTTACCAATTGATTTTCTGtttcgttttattatttttcggGGCATTATACTCATTAACCCATGGAACTCAAaatattttctgttttagGAACATTTGTGGTTGTTGCTGATAGTCcgttggttgttgttgttgctgcatttCTTGGTCTGGCTGGTGTTCTTGTGTGTAATTGAATACTAGTACAAAGCTATCCAACATGGATCGCTTGGAGGTGGTTGCGAAAATAATGGACAGCACCAGAATTGTTGTTAACAATAGGGCGAAAAACAATAGGTAACCAAAAGCGCACATTCGCGTAGCTTCTTCTTCTTGACTTGGCTAAAGGATTCTTgaacatatattatatatatagatatatatatgtaggctctcgtatatgtgtatatatgtgtagGGGTCTGCCTTTCTGTATAACAGCGAAAAATTTTCACTCCATTTTTTGGGGGACAAATAATTGATAAAGTTTTAGTTTGCCACTGTATCgaattgttttatttgaaactTGTTAGTTGCTTTACTTGGCTGCGCTTTGTTTAAACGGTTGGGCAACTTTTCGCTGATGAAAACTCTGGGCTTTTCTGCACAAAATCGATGGCCAGTCAGCGGAAGGCCTTAGGAAATGAAATTCGCGCACGACTCGAGACCAGAACGAACTGCACCCGTTAAGGGTAGACGACACAGTGAGCAGCTCTGGGAAAGTTCAGAGGATACGACGACGACCAGCCCACCAGCAGGACGCATGCGCCGCAATCCGGGCAAGAAACTGGAAGGGCAGCAACTGTGTGGGCTGCGAGGTGTATATGGGTATgcgaaaaatattttataaatttcataCACATAGCGTAAAAGGTCCGCAATAACAAAACGAACGCCTGTCATCCGCGGGCACAAggaatttcattattagcGCAAGGTGTCCACTTTTTCGGACAGCCACTGTGGCGACCCCCCAATTTTCCCCCGATGTTTGATCTTATTATGAGCCATTTCAGATAGCGCTGCCGGCACAGTGGCTATAGCGACGGCTTTATCCACCAGCTGATGACGTAAAGTGAATtctttttattgatttcccATCGCACCGAGACGCAGGACAAGCTTAGGCTTTTTATGTTACTCGGTAGTAGGTATTTGTATACTATATATTCTACGGCGTAATTACATTGACATTGAAATCTGACGGCGAGGCTGGGAGGGCAGTAAAAAG
This genomic interval from Drosophila mauritiana strain mau12 chromosome 2R, ASM438214v1, whole genome shotgun sequence contains the following:
- the LOC117135458 gene encoding kinesin-like protein unc-104 isoform X6, translated to MSSVKVAVRVRPFNSREIARESKCIIEMAGATTAITNPKVPPNTSDSVKRFNFDYSYWSHDHHDADFSTQSMVYKDIGEEMLQHSFDGYNVCIFAYGQTGAGKSYTMMGRQEEQQEGIIPMICKDLFTRIQDTETDDLKYSVEVSYMEIYCERVRDLLNPKNKGNLRVREHPLLGPYVEDLSKLAVTDYQDIHDLIDEGNKARTVAATNMNETSSRSHAVFTIFFTQRRHDLMTNLTTEKVSKISLVDLAGSERADSTGAKGTRLKEGANINKSLTTLGKVISALAEVASKKKNAKKADFIPYRDSALTWLLRENLGGNSKTAMIAAISPADINYDETLSTLRYADRAKQIVCKAVVNEDANAKLIRELKEEIQKLRDLLKAEGIEVQEEDELTKSTVIKSPTKSRNRNGSTTEMAVDQLQASEKLIAELNETWEEKLKRTEEIRVQREAVFAEMGVAVKEDGITVGVFSPKKTPHLVNLNEDPNLSECLLYYIKEGLTRLGTHEANVPQDIQLSGSHILKEHCTFENKNSTVTLLPHKDAIIYVNGRKLVEPEVLKTGSRVILGKNHVFRFTNPEQARELRDKIETENEAENEVEKTDTQQVDWNFAQCELLEKQGIDLKAEMKKRLDNLEEQYKREKLQADQQFEEQRKTYEARIDALQKQVEEQSMTMSMYSSYSPEDFHQEEDVYNNPMYESCWTAREAGLAAWAFRKWRYHQFTSLRDDLWGNAIFLKEANAISVELKKKVQFQFTLLTDTLYSPLPPELASTVAPLHQEDEFGAPPVSKTLVAVEVTDTKNGATHHWSLEKLRQRLELMREMYHNEAEMSPTSPDYNVESLTGGDPFYDRFPWFRMVGRSFIYLSNLLYPVPLVHKVAIVNERGDVRGYLRIAVQPVLDEESIDFNNGVKQSARLVFNEDDAKPKYRALNEKDDVQRYIDNGGLDSKLEELEDVDSGRGIDSNSASECHENSEEPGEHLQVGKEFTFRVTVLQATGIGAEYADIFCQFNFLHRHEEAFSTEPVKNSASGAPLGFYHVQNITVPVTKSFIEYLKTQPIMFKIFGHYQTHPLHKDAKQDFVSRPPPRRMLPPSIPISQPVRSPKFGPLPCAPTSTVLAKHDVLVWFEICELAPNGEYVPSVVEHSDDLPCRGLFLLHQGIQRRIRITIVHEPTTEVKWKDINELVVGRIRNTPESSDEQDEDACVLSLGLFPGEALEVPGDDRSFYRFEAAWDSSLHNSALLNRVSQGGETIYITLSAYLELENCARPAIITKDLSMVIYGRDARTGPRSLKHLFSGQYRNPEANRLTGVYELALRRASEAGSPGVQRRQRRVLDTSSTYVRGEENLHGWRPRGDSLIFDHQWELEKLTRLEEVGRMRHLLLLRERLGMDTNPNPTTKTEKDVCNLAARAATSPVHMVIPQSPQTPVKDPQQIIPEREYNQREQDLMLKCLKLVQGRYTKSEANDTQTQSDVSPSDEGCADMTVSCISSNSMENNKFVIRRRLCSPDRADAPNGWEAPAPATQPALPLRLYVPELEEIRVSPVVARKGLLNVLEHGGSGWKKRWVIVRRPYVFIYRSEKDPVERAVLNLATAHVECSEDQAAMVKIPNTFSVVTKHRGYLLQTLGDKEVHDWLYAINPLLAGQIKSRLARRTLEPASQTASQIQATNAANANSASK